GCTCCGGCGCCGGCAATTCTGGGAGCGCTGCTGGCCTACCGGGTGATTTATTACCTGATGCCGCTGGGTGGCGCGGCGGCGTTTCTCGCGGCGCACGAGCTCGGCAGGCAGAAGGAAAGCTTGCGCAAGGTGGCGCGCCGCACCGGCCGCTGGAGCGCGGCACTCGCTCCCAGCATCCTGGCCTTTACGACCTTCCTGAGCGGCGCCATCCTGCTCCTTTCGGGGGCGGCCCCCGCGGTCCCCGGACGTCTCGACTGGCTGAAGGACGTTCTGCCGCTTCCGGTGATCGAGCTGTCGCACTTCCTCGGGAGCCTCGTCGGAATCTGTCTGGTCCTCCTGGCGCGCGGCATCCAGCAGCGCCTCGAGGCGGCCTACCATCTCACCGCCGCCTTCCTCACGGCGGGGATCGTCCTTTCGCTGCTGAAGGGGGCCGATTACGAGGAGGCGATCTTCCTGACGCTCATGCTGGCCGCCCTGCTCCCGTCGCACCGCCACTTCTACCGCCGGTCGTCGCTCATCGGCGAGCGCTTCACCCTGTCATGGACGGCGGCGGTCGTCGTCGCGCTGCTCGGCTCGATCTGGCTCGGCATCTTCTCGCACAAGCATGTCGAGTACTCGAGCGATCTCTGGTGGCGCTTCACGGTGCGGGGCGATGCCCCCCGGTTCCTGCGCGCCACGGTCGGCGCCGGGGTGGCGGCCCTCGCCTTCGCAGTGGCCCGCCTCCTGCGCCCGGCACGTCCTGAGCCTCCCGCGCCCAATCCGGAGGACCTGGAGCGGGCGCGCTCTGTCGCCTCCGCTTCCCAGGACACCTATGCTTACCTGGCCCTGCTGGGCGACAAGCGCTTCCTGTTCAACGAGCCGGGCAATGCATTCATCATGTACCGGGTGCGAGGTCGCAGCTGGGTCGCGCTGGGCGATCCCGTCGGCCCCGAGGGGGAACGCGGCGACCTTGCATGGCGCTTCCGGGAGATTTCCGATCGGCATGCCGGCTGGGCCATCTTCTACGAGGTCGGGCGGCGCAGCCTCGATCTGTATGTCGACCTGGGGCTGACGCTGATGAAGATCGGAGAAGAGGCGCGCGTGCCGCTCGGCAAGTTCTCTCTCGAAGGGGGCAGCCGCAAGGGGCTGCGGGCCGTGGTGAACCGGGTGGAGAAGGAAGGGTGCAGCCTCGAGGTGGTCGGTGCCGAGGCCGTGCCGGCGCTGCTGCCCGAGATGCGCGCCATTTCGGAGGCCTGGCTGGCCGAAAAAAAGGTCCAGGAGAAGTCGTTCTCGCTGGGACGCTTCGACGAGACCTACTTGAAGCAGTTCCCCGCGGCCATCGTCCGCCGCGGCAGCGAGCTCCTGGGGTTCGCCAACCTCTGGCCGGGGGCCGGCAAGGAGGAGCTCTCCATCGATCTGATGCGCTACCATCCGAACGCTCCGGAAGGAGTCATGGAGTTCCTGCTGGTGCGCCTGATGCTCTGGGGGCGCGAGCAGGAGTATCGCTGGTTCAATCTGGGGATGGCCCCGCTGTCGGGGCTGGAGGGGCGGTCGCTGGCCCCGCGCTGGTCGCGCCTGGGCGCTTTTGTGTTCCGGCACGGCGAGCACTTCTATAATTTCCAGGGCCTGCGCCAGTACAAGCAGAAATTCCACCCCGTCTGGGAGCCGAAATACCTGGCCGCCCCCGGCGGCATCGCGCTACCCCGCATGATCGGCCACCTGACCGCGCTGATCTCGGACGGCAGCCGGAGGACTCCCAAGTCATGAAGCGTCTCGTTCTACCCTTGCTCCTCATGCTCCTGGCCGCACCGGCGGCCGCCAAAGCCTCCAAGCCCGCTGCTTCGCCTCCGGCGCGGACGGAAAGCTTCGGGCGCTTCGGCAGCGTGGCGCTGTACGGCGATGCCCAGCAGGCCTCGCAGGTGGTCCTCTTCTTTTCGGGCGACGGCGGCTGGAACCAGGGGGTCGTGGAGATGGCGAAGCGGCTGGGCTCCATCGATGCGCTGGTGGTGGGCATCGACGTCCCCCGGTATTTCGATTCGCTGAAGAAGTCTTCCGAGGAGTGCGCCTACCCGGCCGGCGACCTCGAATCGCTCAGCCAGTACATCCAGAAGAAGCTGGAGCGGCCGCATTACACGCCGCCGATCCTGGTGGGCTATTCCTCGGGGGCGACCCTCGCCTACGCGACGCTGGCGCAGGCCCCCGCGGGGACCTTCAAGGGAGCGATCAGCCTGGGCTTCTGCCCCGATCTCGAAGCGACGAAGAAGTTCTGCAAGGGGAGCGGGCTGTCCAGCGGGCCGTTGCCGCAAGGCAAGGGGATTCTCTTGGAGCCGGCGCCGAATCTGGAAGCTCTCTGGATCGCGTTCCAGGGGGAGATCGACAAGACGTGCGATGCGGCGCAGACGGAACGCTTCGTCAAGCAGGTTCCCGGCGCCGAGATCGTGCTGCTTCCCAAGGTGGGGCATGGCTTCTCGGTGTCGAAGAACTGGCTTCCGCAGCTCGAGGATGCCTACCGCCGCATGGTCCGCAAGACCTCACCACCCCCGGAGCCGGGCGAGGAGCAGCCGGCTATTGGCGCGATGATCCCCGGCGATCTCAAGGATCTCCCCCTGGTCGAGGTGCCCGCCGTGAAGCAGCCTTCAGGCACCTTGGCGGTTCTGGTCTCAGGGGACGGCGGTTGGGTGGGCCTGGATCGCAATGTTTCGAAGGTCCTCGCCGAGCGTGGCATTCCGGTGATCGGGCTGAACTCGCTGGCCTACTTCTGGAAGCGCCGCACGCCGGAGGAGGCGGGAAAGGACCTGGAGAGGATCATGCGGCACTACCTGGCGCAGTGGCATTGCGATAAGGCCTTGTTGCTGGGGTATTCGCGCGGCGCCGATGTCGTGCCCTTCATGGCCAGCCGCCTTCCCGATGACCTCCGCGCCCAGGTGCGCCTGGTCGTCCTCATGGGACCCGATGACTCGGTCGATTTTGAGTTCCATCTCAGCGACTGGCTCGGAAGCGACCATCACGACAACAACCTGCCGGTCCTGCCCGAGATCCGCAAGCTGGATGATTTCAGTGTCGTCTGCTTCTATGGGGAGCACGAAGACGACAGCCTTTGCCCCGCGCTGAAGGACGGTCCCATGCGCGTGGTCCGGTTGTCGGGCGGGCATCACTTCAGCGGAGATTACGAAGGAGTGGCCGAGCGGATCCTTCAGGAGGCGGAGCGGTAGTTGGGGGGCCTCTCAGTGGGGCGAGGCTTCCTGCGGGTCGAGGCGCCACGCTCCCCGGCGGGTGGGGCGGCGCATGGCGCGGCGCAGCGCCTCCAGGTAGCGCCGGCGTGGCCATGACTGCGCCCCGAATCGCGCCAGGTGGGGTGTGGGGACCTGGCAGTCGATCAAGTGGATGCTCCAGAGTGCGAGCTGCTCCACCAGAGTGACGAAGGCAACCTTCGAGGCGTCGTCCTCGCGGGCGAACATCGACTCGCCGAAGAAGGCCGCCCCCAGCGACACGCCGTACAGTCCTCCCGCCAGCTCCTCACCGATCCAGGATTCGGCCGAGT
The sequence above is drawn from the Candidatus Polarisedimenticolia bacterium genome and encodes:
- the mprF gene encoding bifunctional lysylphosphatidylglycerol flippase/synthetase MprF — protein: MRRNLAASIPPAVGVALFGASLWVLYHEIERYHYREIAQEFAAIPYARLLPAVLGTILGYLLLTGYDALALRHIGKKVPYRRISLASFIAYALSNNVGFAMLSGAAVRYRLYSAWGLTGMEIVSVIAFCSFTFWVGFLALGGTVFLIEPLVIPAGARLPFHSLRPLGAALLLLLAAYLAFCALRRQPVRVGRSELAVPTPRMGLLQVVISSLDWAVAGMVLYVLLPDGARVSFPQTLGVFLLAQVSGLVSQVPGGLGVFETVVLLMLAGTAPAPAILGALLAYRVIYYLMPLGGAAAFLAAHELGRQKESLRKVARRTGRWSAALAPSILAFTTFLSGAILLLSGAAPAVPGRLDWLKDVLPLPVIELSHFLGSLVGICLVLLARGIQQRLEAAYHLTAAFLTAGIVLSLLKGADYEEAIFLTLMLAALLPSHRHFYRRSSLIGERFTLSWTAAVVVALLGSIWLGIFSHKHVEYSSDLWWRFTVRGDAPRFLRATVGAGVAALAFAVARLLRPARPEPPAPNPEDLERARSVASASQDTYAYLALLGDKRFLFNEPGNAFIMYRVRGRSWVALGDPVGPEGERGDLAWRFREISDRHAGWAIFYEVGRRSLDLYVDLGLTLMKIGEEARVPLGKFSLEGGSRKGLRAVVNRVEKEGCSLEVVGAEAVPALLPEMRAISEAWLAEKKVQEKSFSLGRFDETYLKQFPAAIVRRGSELLGFANLWPGAGKEELSIDLMRYHPNAPEGVMEFLLVRLMLWGREQEYRWFNLGMAPLSGLEGRSLAPRWSRLGAFVFRHGEHFYNFQGLRQYKQKFHPVWEPKYLAAPGGIALPRMIGHLTALISDGSRRTPKS
- a CDS encoding AcvB/VirJ family lysyl-phosphatidylglycerol hydrolase, coding for MKRLVLPLLLMLLAAPAAAKASKPAASPPARTESFGRFGSVALYGDAQQASQVVLFFSGDGGWNQGVVEMAKRLGSIDALVVGIDVPRYFDSLKKSSEECAYPAGDLESLSQYIQKKLERPHYTPPILVGYSSGATLAYATLAQAPAGTFKGAISLGFCPDLEATKKFCKGSGLSSGPLPQGKGILLEPAPNLEALWIAFQGEIDKTCDAAQTERFVKQVPGAEIVLLPKVGHGFSVSKNWLPQLEDAYRRMVRKTSPPPEPGEEQPAIGAMIPGDLKDLPLVEVPAVKQPSGTLAVLVSGDGGWVGLDRNVSKVLAERGIPVIGLNSLAYFWKRRTPEEAGKDLERIMRHYLAQWHCDKALLLGYSRGADVVPFMASRLPDDLRAQVRLVVLMGPDDSVDFEFHLSDWLGSDHHDNNLPVLPEIRKLDDFSVVCFYGEHEDDSLCPALKDGPMRVVRLSGGHHFSGDYEGVAERILQEAER